The Colletes latitarsis isolate SP2378_abdomen chromosome 1, iyColLati1, whole genome shotgun sequence genome has a segment encoding these proteins:
- the LOC143343709 gene encoding uncharacterized protein LOC143343709 produces the protein MSERALDAANWLDRLIPKVTANLDNDFNDARYDLLSPDDSFFVSSMCFVRIVANSRRKDAPKDKSLSVVVKKPPQSAAVREMLSADAQFHNEILFYKRYAMDSDEFPRFIYADEKPPTDTVLVLENIGQWGYSLCQWKYNVPMEYTVAAFREIARFHAKGYVMKQRRREEFFKLVGDIWESRYDKNPDNGMKLVIKATATRAVEYLRDHGHDKLACDKLEAHLDDAYENVVLKSIEPEEPLSTLCHGDFTLNNTFFKRENGQLKAMFIDFALMRYGSPIIDLSTFLCLHCAESLDKEMLDTVLRAYHDSLEQRLAEDGIEDCDKFSYEALYEEYKRKGLLGFVIASFFLAMLMGKSDQTPEEFAELDVEVWTRIMRELGGDEISEILANMLLKMQEFGCLDHVM, from the coding sequence ATGAGCGAACGCGCCTTGGACGCTGCCAATTGGCTGGACCGTCTGATCCCGAAAGTGACCGCGAACCTCGACAACGACTTCAACGATGCACGGTACGATCTGTTGTCGCCGGACGACTCGTTCTTCGTCTCCAGCATGTGCTTCGTGAGGATCGTAGCCAACTCGCGCCGCAAGGATGCGCCCAAGGACAAGTCCCTGAGCGTCGTGGTGAAGAAACCGCCTCAATCGGCCGCTGTCAGAGAGATGCTGTCGGCAGATGCTCAGTTCCACAACGAGATCCTCTTCTACAAAAGGTACGCGATGGACAGCGACGAGTTTCCCCGCTTCATCTACGCGGACGAGAAGCCGCCCACCGACACGGTCCTCGTTCTCGAGAACATCGGCCAGTGGGGGTACAGCCTCTGCCAATGGAAGTACAACGTCCCGATGGAGTACACCGTGGCGGCGTTCCGCGAGATCGCGCGGTTCCACGCGAAAGGCTACGTGATGAAGCAACGACGCAGAGAAGAGTTCTTCAAACTGGTCGGTGACATTTGGGAGAGCAGGTACGACAAGAACCCTGACAACGGGATGAAGCTGGTGATCAAGGCCACGGCGACCAGAGCGGTGGAGTACCTGAGGGACCACGGCCACGACAAGCTCGCCTGCGACAAGCTCGAGGCTCACCTGGACGACGCCTACGAGAACGTCGTCCTGAAGAGCATCGAGCCCGAGGAGCCTCTCTCCACCCTCTGTCACGGCGATTTCACGCTGAACAACACCTTCTTCAAGAGGGAGAACGGTCAGCTCAAGGCCATGTTCATCGACTTCGCGCTGATGCGGTACGGCTCGCCCATCATCGACCTGTCCACCTTCTTGTGCCTCCACTGCGCGGAGAGCCTCGACAAAGAGATGCTGGACACCGTCCTCAGAGCGTACCACGACTCTCTGGAACAGCGTCTCGCGGAGGACGGAATCGAAGACTGTGACAAATTCTCGTACGAAGCGCTGTACGAGGAATACAAGAGGAAGGGGCTGCTTGGTTTCGTTATCGCGTCGTTTTTCCTGGCTATGCTGATGGGCAAGAGCGACCAGACGCCCGAGGAGTTCGCGGAACTCGACGTGGAGGTCTGGACCAGAATAATGCGCGAGCTGGGCGGGGACGAGATCTCGGAGATCCTGGCCAACATGCTGCTGAAGATGCAGGAGTTCGGGTGCTTGGATCATGTGATGTAA